A genomic stretch from Puntigrus tetrazona isolate hp1 chromosome 6, ASM1883169v1, whole genome shotgun sequence includes:
- the cxcr4a gene encoding C-X-C chemokine receptor type 4a, which produces MAYYEHIVFEDDLSADNSSEFGSGDIGVNFEVPCDLEVSHEFQRIFLPTVYGIIFVLGLIGNGLVVLVMGCQKKSRTMTDKYRLHLSVADLLFVLTLPFWAVDAAKDWYFGGFMCVAVHMIYTVNLYSSVLILAFISLDRYLAVVRATNSQGPRKLLANRIIYLGVWLPAALLTVPDLVFAKAESSSLRTFCERIYPEESLTIWVVVFRFQHILVGFVLPGLVILICYCIIISKLSRGSKGTQKRKALKTTVVLILCFFVCWLPYCGGILLDTLMMLGVIPHSCEFEQGLQKWIFVTEALAYFHCCLNPILYAFLGVKFKKSARSALSPSRGSSLKILPKKRGGMSSVSTESESSSFHSS; this is translated from the exons ATGGCATATTACGAA CACATCGTCTTTGAAGATGATTTATCGGCTGATAACAGCTCCGAGTTCGGCTCGGGGGACATTGGAGTCAACTTTGAGGTTCCGTGCGACTTGGAGGTCAGTCACGAGTTCCAGAGGATCTTTCTTCCGACCGTATACGGAATCATATTTGTTTTGGGTCTCATCGGGAACGGACTGGTGGTTCTGGTAATGGGCTGCCAGAAGAAATCCAGAACCATGACGGACAAGTACCGCCTGCACCTTTCAGTGGCGGACCTTCTGTTTGTGCTCACCCTGCCGTTCTGGGCCGTGGACGCGGCCAAAGACTGGTACTTCGGAGGGTTCATGTGCGTGGCCGTGCACATGATCTACACGGTGAATTTATACAGCAGCGTCCTGATACTCGCCTTCATCAGCCTGGACCGCTACCTCGCCGTGGTGCGCGCCACGAATAGCCAAGGACCGAGGAAACTCCTGGCCAATCGCATCATTTACCTGGGCGTGTGGCTCCCCGCCGCGCTCCTCACCGTCCCGGACCTGGTGTTCGCCAAAGCGGAGAGCAGCTCTCTCCGCACCTTCTGCGAGCGCATCTACCCGGAGGAGTCCCTCACGATCTGGGTGGTCGTCTTCCGCTTCCAGCACATCCTGGTGGGCTTCGTGCTGCCGGGGCTCGTGATTCTCATCTGCTACTGCATCATCATTTCCAAGCTGTCGCGCGGCTCCAAGGGCACGCAGAAGCGCAAGGCGCTCAAGACCACCGTGGTTCTGATCCTGTGCTTCTTCGTCTGCTGGTTGCCCTATTGCGGGGGGATCCTGCTGGACACGCTGATGATGCTGGGGGTGATTCCCCACAGCTGCGAGTTCGAGCAGGGCCTGCAGAAGTGGATCTTCGTGACGGAGGCTCTCGCGTACTTTCACTGCTGCCTCAACCCCATCCTTTACGCGTTTCTGGGGGTGAAGTTCAAGAAGTCCGCCCGCAGCGCTCTGTCCCCCAGCCGGGGATCCAGTCTGAAAATTCTGCCCAAGAAGAGAGGAGGAATGTCATCCGTGTCAACAGAATCCGAGTCTTCTAGCTTTCACTCTAGTTAA